AACGGTGCCGGCAAGTCCACGCTCATCAAATGCCTCACCGGCGCCGAAATCCCCGACACCGGGGAACTCTACGTATCGGGGAAACAGGTGCACTTCAAACGACCCCAGGACGCCCGGGTCCACGGAATCGAAACGGTCTACCAGAACCTGGCCGTTTCACCGGCACTCGATGTCGCCTCGAACCTGTTCCTCGGCCGCGAAGAACGACTCCCCGGCCCCCTGGGGAGCCTGTTCCGGATGCTCGACACCAAAGGCATGCGCAGGAAGGCCAAGGAAGAACTCACCCGCCTGGGCATTTCCACCCTGCAGGACGTCACCGTGCCGGTGGAAAACCTTTCCGGCGGCCAGCGCCAGGCCGTCGCCGTCGCCCGCGCAGCGGCTTTCGGGTCCAAAGTGGTTGTCCTTGACGAGCCGACGGCCGCCCTGGGCGTGCGCGAATCGAACCACGTCCTCCAACTCGTCCGCGACCTGCACGACCGCGGCCTGCCGGTCATCCTGATCAGCCACAACATGCCACACGTGTTCGACGTTGCCGACCGGATCCACATCCAGCGCCTGGGCAAGTGCGCGGCCACCATCACCCCGCAGTCACACAGCATGACCGACGCCGTCGCCATCATGACAGGCGCCGCAAAGGCCTGACCGCGGCCGCCCCTCCAGTTCCGCTGGAGCCCCCTCCTCCGTCCGCGCCTCCGTCCGCGGACCTGCTAACAGGTCCGCGGACGGATCCATACCGGGCTCCCACCAGTTAACCCGAAGAAAGAACCCCGATGCACAAGCCCCAACCGGACGGCTCCAACCACGAGCTGATAGACGTTGTCGTCATCGGCGAAGCCCTGATCGACATCGTCAACGGCCCCGAAGGA
This genomic window from Arthrobacter sp. 24S4-2 contains:
- a CDS encoding ATP-binding cassette domain-containing protein, which gives rise to MTMTEFAASHTATREPILKARNLVKTFGRVVGLDGVSLDLYPGEVLAVIGDNGAGKSTLIKCLTGAEIPDTGELYVSGKQVHFKRPQDARVHGIETVYQNLAVSPALDVASNLFLGREERLPGPLGSLFRMLDTKGMRRKAKEELTRLGISTLQDVTVPVENLSGGQRQAVAVARAAAFGSKVVVLDEPTAALGVRESNHVLQLVRDLHDRGLPVILISHNMPHVFDVADRIHIQRLGKCAATITPQSHSMTDAVAIMTGAAKA